The Nanoarchaeota archaeon nucleotide sequence AATATCTATTGATCAAAAAACCACAAGCAAGAACCCGCGCTCAACTGTGGGGACTGTAACTGAAATTTATGATTATTTGCGCCTTCTTTTTGCAAGAATCGGCCATCCTCACTGCCCTGTCTGCGGCGATGAAATCAGGCCGCAAAGCGTGGATGAAATCGTTGAGCAAATCATGAAAATGCCCGAAGGCACAAAGGTCCAGATACTGTCGCCGGTCATTCGCCAGAGAAAGGGCGAATACACAACGCTTGTCAAAGAATTCTTAAAAAAAGGATTCACAAAAATCCGTGTGAATGGAGTGCCCGAGAATTCAAATGAAGAAATAAGGCTTGACAAACAGAAAAAGCACAGCATTGAAATCATTGTTGACCGGCTCGTCATCGGCCCCGAAATAAAGACACGGCTTTCTGATTCGGTAGAAACCGCGCTGCGCGAGGCAGAAGGGCTTGTTCTTATTGTTGAAGGTCGTGAAAATCCTTCGGATTTTCAAGCCATTTCAAAGTTGAAGCGCGAAGCTTCAACATTTGAAAGAAAAAACGAGACGCTTTACAGCCAGAAATTCGCATGCCCAAAAGACAACGTATCCTTGCCTGAATTCACTCCGCGAATGTTCTCGTTTAACAGCCCTTTCGGCGCTTGCCCCGAATGCCAGGGACTTGGAGTGAAGCTGGAATTTGATGTCGACCTGATAATCCCTGACAAAAATATTACAATCCGCGAAGGCGCGATTAAGCCCTGGAGCGGAAGCTTCAAATCATTCTATATGCAAAGGCTCGAAGCTGTTGCAGAGCAATATGGCTTCAGAGCAGACACGCCGATAAAAGACCTCAAAAAGGAAGAGCTAAACATTATTCTTTATGGCTCGGGCGGCGAGAAAGTAAGAACCGAATACCTGCAAGAGTCCGGAAGCAGCTGGGTAACAAATACTGTCTTTGAAGGTGTGGTGAACAATCTCAAGCGGCTCTATTCCGAGACAAAATCAGAAGCGCGCAAAGAAGAAATAATGGAATACATGCGCGAGAATCCGTGCATGATGTGCCGCGGAAAAAGGCTGAAAAAAGAAGTGCTTGCAGTGACTGTTGCTGAAAAGTCCATAATGGAAATAACTGGCATGCCGATCAAAAACTGCCTTGAATTTTTCGACAGCCTTAGCAACAAGCTGACTGAACGCGAAAGGACAATTGCAAAGCTCATATTGAAAGAGATAAACGCGCGCCTTGAATTCATGATGAATGTGGGCCTGGATTATTTGACTCTATCGCGCGCGTCGGGAACATTATCCGGCGGCGAGGCGCAGCGGATAAGGCTTGCAACGCAGATTGGCTCAAACCTTGTCGGCGTGATGTATGTCCTGGATGAGCCAAGTATCGGGCTGCACCAGCGCGACAATACAAAACTAATAGGCACGCTAAAGCGCCTGCGCGACTTGGGAAATACCGTAATAGTTGTAGAGCATGACGAAGAAACCATGATTGCTTCGGATCATTTGATTGACATGGGTCCGGGCGCAGGAGTGCACGGCGGACATGTTGTCGCAGAGGGAACGCCTGAAGAAATTATGCGAAACGAAAAATCGCTGACAGGACAGTATCTTGTCGGGAAAAAATCAATACCTTTGCCTGAAAGAAGGCGCGCCTTCAGCAAGTGCCTGATAATAAATGGCGCATCAGAAAACAACCTGAAAAATATTGATGTTCGAATTCCGCTTGGAGTCCTTGTGTGCATCACAGGCGTGTCAGGCTCTGGAAAATCAACGCTGATTACAGACACGCTGTACGCTGCATTGATGCATAGATTGTATGGCTCGCGCGAAACTGTCGGAAGATACAAATCGCTTGAAGGCATCCACAATATTGACAAAGTTATTGCAGTAGACCAATCCCCGATTGGAAGAACGCCAAGGTCTAATCCTGCGACATACACCAAATTATTCGGAGACATCAGGGATTTGTTCGCAATAACTCCGGATGCACGGCAGCGCGGCTATGGCCCCGGACGCTTCAGCTTTAATGTTCCTGTCGGCAGATGCAGCGCGTGCGAAGGTGAAGGTGTGATAAAAATCGAGATGCATTTTCTGGCAGATATATACATGCCCTGCGAAGTGTGCAAGGGAAAGCGCTATTCATCAGAAACCCTTGAAGTGAAATACAAGGGAAAATCAATTGCAGATGTGCTTGATATGACTGTAGATGAGGCATTTACGTTCTTTGAAGCAGTGCCTAATATCTCGAGAAAGTTAGAGACTTTGCGCGATGTTGGCCTTGGCTACATGAAACTCGGACAGCCTGCGACAACTTTATCAGGAGGCGAGGCGCAAAGAATTAAACTGACATCAGAGCTTTCAAAAAGAGGAACCGGAAGAACTATGTATATACTGGATGAGCCGACAACAGGATTGCATTTTGACGACGTGAAAAAGCTTCTTTCTGTGCTAAACAGGCTTGCAGAACGCGGGAACACTGTTGTTGTAATCGAGCACAATCTTGATGTCATAAAAACCGCAGACTGGGTGATTGATTTGGGGCCTGATGGCGGCGACGCCGGAGGGCGCGTGATTGCCGCCGGTACGCCGGAGGAAGTTGCGGGATTCGCGCAGTCCTACACAGGGCATTTTTTGAAAAAGGTTTTGAACCATTCACCAACGTCTTTGGGTTCAAAAGCTTCGAGCGATAGCGAGATGATTTTGAAAGCGACTCAGGCGCGGGAAAGCGATGAGGAAGTGGATGAGTTGGAATGAGGCGCGCAACGATAGAAGAGGAAGTAAATGTTAAAGAAATTAACGATTGAAAAAATGAAAAAGATTGCAGTATCTCGTGGGGGATTGTGTCTTTCTGATAGCTATATTACTGCTAAAACAAAAATCCGTTGGCGTTGTAAGGGAGGACATGAATGGACTGCAAGTCCAGATAGTGTAAAACATGGCGCATGGTGTCCAAAATGTGCCGTTAAAGCAAATGGAATAAAAAAACGATTAACTATTGAAGAACTGAAAAAAATAGCAATCTCTCGTGGCGGGTTATGCCTTTCTGAAACATATGTAAATGCAAAAACTAAACTTCATTGGAGATGTAAAGAGAATCATGAGCGGGTTAGTACACCGCTAAGTGTGAAATATGCGGGTACTTGGTGCCCTATTTGCGCTATTGAAGTTAGAACGAATAAAAAAGTGTATGCGCGCGCACCAGAAACTGCTAAAAAACCTTTTAAACATTCTAGTCAACACATACACTGAAACGATACGTAATGGGCTTTCATATGAAAAGAAATTACATCTTCTGGATTCTTTGCCTGACCGCGCTGTTTCTATTTTCAGCATTGCGGGATTCGCGCTTACAATTACATAGTCATAGGATGCACTTTAAACGCGATCATTTAAACATCTATAAATTCATTCTCTCCAAATAATTCTTATGGAAAAAATCTCAAAAGAAATCATTAAACAAGTAATAGAAATAATCAAAGATCTGCACAAAACTGCAACAGGATATGAACCGGAAAAGAATTTGAGGAGCGAAAGCGATTTGGAGCACATAGTGTACGAGGCAATAAAACTGGGGCAAAAGATATCTCACGGAAACGATCGGAATCCAAATAATGCGGAAGTCGGAACATTTTTAATGCATGAAATCACCACAAGGCACCCTTTCTTTGATGGCAATAAAAGAACTGCATTAATGACTTTTTTGTATTTTAGGTACATTGAATTAAGTATAAATTTAACTTTTGAAAAAATTGATGTTCATTTCCCGAAGTCTTGGGATAACAAAGACGATAAAGTCGTCAATTTTATGCTTGAGCTTGCTCAAAGAAAGTATACGTACGACGAAGCATTAAAATTCGTTAGAGAAACATTTAAATAATCGGGCAACTAATGATGTGTATGGAAAAGAAAGCAAATACGAATAATGTCTTTGATAAGATTTCCGTAGCAGACGCGCATAAACGTGGCACCATTCTTAAACATAAGTATAAAAACGTCTTTGATAAGCTTGCTAAGATGTAATTCTTTAATCGATTAGGCGCCATAAATTCCTTTCTCTCAAATATACTGTTTGTACAACGCAGAATCCTCCATCCACACTGCAATAGATTATGTCCACTTTTAAACCGATATTTCGATATATCAATACGTATATAAAGAATAATGAGGAATATAATTAATGCTCTCAAGATTAAGAAAAATGCTCAATTCTTTTATTTCAAAAATCTTCGGCAAAAAGAAAGATATAAAAATCGGCCTCTACGGTCCTGTCAATGCCGGAAAGACAACGCTTGCAAACAGAATATGCATGGACTGGCTTGGCGAAGAGCTTGGCACTGCGTCTGCAATCCCTCATGAAACGCGCGAAATCCAGATGAAAGAAAAGGTCACAATCGAGCACAATGGAAAATCAATGACATTTAATCTTGTTGACACGCCAGGAATCGCAACAAAAATCGATTTCGAAGACTTTTTAAAATTCGGAATGAAGGCAAAAGAAGCGAAACAGCGCGCAAAAGAAGCTACAAAAGGCGTTATAGAAGCGATAAAGTGGCTCGATAATATGGACCTTGTTCTTGTGGTCATTGATTCAACTCAGGATCCGATGAACCAGGTGAACATCACACTTCTTGGCAACCTTGACGCAAGAAAAATTCCTGTGCTTGTTGTCGGAAACAAGATTGACCTGAAAAAGGCAAGTATAGAAACTGTAAAGGAAGCATTCCCGAACTATGAAACAATAGGCATAAGCGCAAAGGAAGGCATCAACATAAAGGAATTCTACGCAAAGCTATTCGACATGATTTAAAGGTGATTATGATTAATCTCAAGATAAAGTTCATACCGTATGAAAAGACAACGGGCGATAATTTCGGAAAGCTGATAAAAGATCTGAAAAAAGACACCATAATACTAATTGATGCAAAACTATCGCCCGCACATGAGGCAGAACTCATAAAAATAACAATGGAGCACATTTCTGAAAAATTTGCAGGCATTGAATTAAGCTCTATTGAAGTAATGCCTGAAAAGGGCAGTGCATCTAGCAAAATAAGGGATTTCCTGTTTCAGATAACCACTGGAAAAAAGCGAGGCATGACCGTTATAGGCCCTGCCAGAATAATACGTAAAATCGAAAAGAATCCGCAAGAGCTGCTAGTATATGTCTGATAGGTTTGATAATTCATTTTTTAGTTGCCCCGAATTTCTCCGCAATAACTGAGAAGTCTATCTCGTATTTGCCCGCGCCCACTTTAACAACAATGGGCTTCTGATTGAATAGGGTTTCAACATTTATCCGGTATTTTCCGGGCTTTATGACTCTTATTGCTTCGATATCAAGCACAACTGTTTCTTCTTCTTGTTCTCCTTTTTCTTGTTTATTTTTACGTTCTTTTATTTTCCCATCTTTTATTTCTATGCTTTTTCTCTCCCACACCCTTATTGGCAGTATGCTTCGAATATCTCGTTCTATCTCTTTCATTTCCTTTTTAGTTATGCGCGACACTTCCTCTTCGACTTCAGGAACATAACCCTCTCTCACAAAGAAAAAGAACCGCCCGCCGCATGAATCACACCCTGTAGTGAGAAGATAATTGGCATCGTCATCATGCAGTTTCCCGCATTTTGTGCATTTGTTGGGCATGGTTAATATTGGTGAACACATATTAAAATACATGCGGACAATCAAATCCTATGACTAAAGTCGAGCTCCTGCTGCCGGCAGGAAACGAGAACAGCCTTCGAGCGGCAGTAAACAACGGCGCAGACGCGGTATATCTTGGCATGAACCGGTTTAACGCGCGGCAGTCCGCAGGCAATTTTAATGAAAGAAACATAGCATCCGCCATCGATTATTGCCATAAAAGAAATGTCAGAGTATATGTAACATTCAATACACTCGTAAAAAACGACGAACTTCCCGAATATTTCCGGTTAATGAATGTGGCCCATTCTGCAAAAGCAGATGCATTAATAATACAAGATCCATGCTTTGTTCAGATAATAAAACAGAACTTTCCAGGCATGAAAATCCATCTTTCAACACAGACAACAACCACGAACAGCGCATCAATTCCTGATGGCATCAACCGCGTAGTGCTTGCGCGCGAGATTTCAATCGCAGAAATTGCAGAAATCTCGAAAAAATATGAAACAGAATGTTTTGTGCACGGAGCGCTTTGTTTTTCATACAGCGGCCAGTGCCTGTTCTCATCCATTGCCGGCGGAAGAAGCGGAAACCGCGGAATGTGCGCCCAGCCATGCAGGATGAAGTACAATAACAAATATGCCTTGAGCACAATGGATTTGTGCCTGCTTGAAAAGATTCCGGAATTAATCAATGCAGGCTTCTCATCATTAAAGGTAGAAGGCAGGATGCGCAGCCCGCTTTATGTGGCTACAGTTGCGCGGATTTACAGAAAATATATTGAAGCATATTATGGCGGAGCTTTTTCAGTTAATAATAAAACAATTGATAAAAAAGATCTCGAAGAACTAATGCTTGCGTTCAACCGCGAATTCACAACAGGATTTAGCTTTTGCGACAGCATTCTTGATTCCGGAAAGCCTATGAACCGCGGCATATTTCTTGGAACGCTCCAACAGGGCAAACTGAAACTGAGAACGAATCTAAAAGTTGGCGACGGCGTCGGCATCTGGATTAGCGATAAAGTTGTTGGTTGCACGCAGAACAAAATCACAAAAGACGGCGCGAATGTACTGGAGGCAAACGATGGCGATATCATAGAACTCGATACACTGGGCGCGCCTGATGGCAGCCCGGTATACAAGACGTCTTCGGTTGATATGAAATTCGCGCTTGGTGATGAAATAATGCCGATTAATGCGAATCTGCAAAAAACAAAAATTACCCTGCCACAGTTTGAAAATATTGCAAATAACGACGGCGTCAAAATCTTTGCAAAATGCTACAACAAAACATCCGCGCTTTTATCTGACAAATCAGGAGCTGATGTGGTATATTACGATGTTCAAAAAGCCGATTGCTCGGAAGTAAAAAAGCAATTGAAAAACTCCAAATTTTTTGTTTACACGCCGCGCATTCTTTCGGATACGCAGATTATTGAAATCGCAGAAAAAATAAAAGAGATAAAGCCGGAAGGCGTTCTTGTCGGAAACCGCGGACTTTTGAGATTTCTTGAAGGGTATGAACTGCATCTGGATTATTCGTTCAACTGTTTCAATGATATTGACCTGAATTTCTATCGCGGCGTGCCCATAATTTCGCCGGAATTGAATTTCAAGGAAGTTTCTGCGCTCAAAAACAAGCGCATTATTGTCCTTGCGCATGGCGATATTGTGATTATGAACAGCAGGCAGAAATTGAAAGCGCCAGAGCTTGTTGATGAAGAAGGCAGGCATTTTCGAGTCAGAAATAACAATGGAATAACAGAAATCATTAACTCAAAGCAATTGGGATTGTTCAATAAGGCGCGCAATTATCTCGATTCCGGCATAAACTATTTCTATATTGACACTGAGAATGATGCGGATAAATTTGTGCGCATCTACCGCAAAATCCTTTCAGGCGAGCAGTTCGACGACAAAAAAATCAAAAAAGGATATACTACGGGGCATTTTGACAGGGGAGTGGCTTAATCGCGCGTTTAAAAGATTTATAAAGATTATGTTCTTAGTTAGGCGTATGTTTTACT carries:
- a CDS encoding Zn-ribbon domain-containing protein, coding for MPNKCTKCGKLHDDDANYLLTTGCDSCGGRFFFFVREGYVPEVEEEVSRITKKEMKEIERDIRSILPIRVWERKSIEIKDGKIKERKNKQEKGEQEEETVVLDIEAIRVIKPGKYRINVETLFNQKPIVVKVGAGKYEIDFSVIAEKFGATKK
- a CDS encoding GTP-binding protein; amino-acid sequence: MLSRLRKMLNSFISKIFGKKKDIKIGLYGPVNAGKTTLANRICMDWLGEELGTASAIPHETREIQMKEKVTIEHNGKSMTFNLVDTPGIATKIDFEDFLKFGMKAKEAKQRAKEATKGVIEAIKWLDNMDLVLVVIDSTQDPMNQVNITLLGNLDARKIPVLVVGNKIDLKKASIETVKEAFPNYETIGISAKEGINIKEFYAKLFDMI
- a CDS encoding U32 family peptidase, whose protein sequence is MTKVELLLPAGNENSLRAAVNNGADAVYLGMNRFNARQSAGNFNERNIASAIDYCHKRNVRVYVTFNTLVKNDELPEYFRLMNVAHSAKADALIIQDPCFVQIIKQNFPGMKIHLSTQTTTTNSASIPDGINRVVLAREISIAEIAEISKKYETECFVHGALCFSYSGQCLFSSIAGGRSGNRGMCAQPCRMKYNNKYALSTMDLCLLEKIPELINAGFSSLKVEGRMRSPLYVATVARIYRKYIEAYYGGAFSVNNKTIDKKDLEELMLAFNREFTTGFSFCDSILDSGKPMNRGIFLGTLQQGKLKLRTNLKVGDGVGIWISDKVVGCTQNKITKDGANVLEANDGDIIELDTLGAPDGSPVYKTSSVDMKFALGDEIMPINANLQKTKITLPQFENIANNDGVKIFAKCYNKTSALLSDKSGADVVYYDVQKADCSEVKKQLKNSKFFVYTPRILSDTQIIEIAEKIKEIKPEGVLVGNRGLLRFLEGYELHLDYSFNCFNDIDLNFYRGVPIISPELNFKEVSALKNKRIIVLAHGDIVIMNSRQKLKAPELVDEEGRHFRVRNNNGITEIINSKQLGLFNKARNYLDSGINYFYIDTENDADKFVRIYRKILSGEQFDDKKIKKGYTTGHFDRGVA
- a CDS encoding Fic family protein — translated: MEKISKEIIKQVIEIIKDLHKTATGYEPEKNLRSESDLEHIVYEAIKLGQKISHGNDRNPNNAEVGTFLMHEITTRHPFFDGNKRTALMTFLYFRYIELSINLTFEKIDVHFPKSWDNKDDKVVNFMLELAQRKYTYDEALKFVRETFK
- a CDS encoding zinc-ribbon domain-containing protein translates to MLKKLTIEKMKKIAVSRGGLCLSDSYITAKTKIRWRCKGGHEWTASPDSVKHGAWCPKCAVKANGIKKRLTIEELKKIAISRGGLCLSETYVNAKTKLHWRCKENHERVSTPLSVKYAGTWCPICAIEVRTNKKVYARAPETAKKPFKHSSQHIH
- a CDS encoding DUF2073 domain-containing protein, translated to MINLKIKFIPYEKTTGDNFGKLIKDLKKDTIILIDAKLSPAHEAELIKITMEHISEKFAGIELSSIEVMPEKGSASSKIRDFLFQITTGKKRGMTVIGPARIIRKIEKNPQELLVYV
- the uvrA gene encoding excinuclease ABC subunit UvrA gives rise to the protein MQDDKIIIRGAREHNLKNIDVAIPRNKLVVITGVSGSGKSTLAFDTLYAEGQRRYVESLSPYARQFLGLMNKPDVDSIDGLSPAISIDQKTTSKNPRSTVGTVTEIYDYLRLLFARIGHPHCPVCGDEIRPQSVDEIVEQIMKMPEGTKVQILSPVIRQRKGEYTTLVKEFLKKGFTKIRVNGVPENSNEEIRLDKQKKHSIEIIVDRLVIGPEIKTRLSDSVETALREAEGLVLIVEGRENPSDFQAISKLKREASTFERKNETLYSQKFACPKDNVSLPEFTPRMFSFNSPFGACPECQGLGVKLEFDVDLIIPDKNITIREGAIKPWSGSFKSFYMQRLEAVAEQYGFRADTPIKDLKKEELNIILYGSGGEKVRTEYLQESGSSWVTNTVFEGVVNNLKRLYSETKSEARKEEIMEYMRENPCMMCRGKRLKKEVLAVTVAEKSIMEITGMPIKNCLEFFDSLSNKLTERERTIAKLILKEINARLEFMMNVGLDYLTLSRASGTLSGGEAQRIRLATQIGSNLVGVMYVLDEPSIGLHQRDNTKLIGTLKRLRDLGNTVIVVEHDEETMIASDHLIDMGPGAGVHGGHVVAEGTPEEIMRNEKSLTGQYLVGKKSIPLPERRRAFSKCLIINGASENNLKNIDVRIPLGVLVCITGVSGSGKSTLITDTLYAALMHRLYGSRETVGRYKSLEGIHNIDKVIAVDQSPIGRTPRSNPATYTKLFGDIRDLFAITPDARQRGYGPGRFSFNVPVGRCSACEGEGVIKIEMHFLADIYMPCEVCKGKRYSSETLEVKYKGKSIADVLDMTVDEAFTFFEAVPNISRKLETLRDVGLGYMKLGQPATTLSGGEAQRIKLTSELSKRGTGRTMYILDEPTTGLHFDDVKKLLSVLNRLAERGNTVVVIEHNLDVIKTADWVIDLGPDGGDAGGRVIAAGTPEEVAGFAQSYTGHFLKKVLNHSPTSLGSKASSDSEMILKATQARESDEEVDELE